In a single window of the Panthera leo isolate Ple1 chromosome A1, P.leo_Ple1_pat1.1, whole genome shotgun sequence genome:
- the LOC122230042 gene encoding uncharacterized protein LOC122230042 gives MLFEETLAHRGAVPGVSTLSLVQLSPSGRTQDLLSPGRENLSVLDVSPLGLVVENASEVEVSDSRAASELYLQAAGDEGRACSLLTVTMSCPGPDPPEGPGTRGMWRGTLRILQLPRDLDCPLLQVLAGKVIGEEVEGSLPWIVSWLLEGNNYTGLLLRLDPQGGLGKGGSLSLLRAALLGASGRRMQVKQVRPTQWDAVEEARARRANLKSLRSGLLGDTLTESGLSQLGRALRELRVVKAWSQCPGSQMLKGVKAEAVGLPELQAWHAPDVALQFFLAQAQRKRLQEQHQIWIQKELKRLEQEEEEVEGDQVKGLVAGKEAFERQRWHREQTLWRLQLEALQAERDTAEQDLMALYDVHVQAARARTCHTLQVFRAWRGLWEEQTMTTEHHHRSLLAGILQDTLQLATQNQELQAQNQQLQQGIG, from the exons ATGCTGTTTGAGGAAACTCTGGCCCACAGGGGCGCTGTTCCTGGGGTTAGCACCCTTAGCCTGGTGCAG CTCAGCCCCAGTGGAAGGACTCAGGACCTGCTCTCTCCAGGGAGAGAGAACCTATCAGTGTTAGACGTGTCCCCTTTGGGCTT GGTGGTAGAAAATGCCAGTGAGGTGGAGGTGTCTGACTCAAGAGCTGCCTCAGAGCTATACTTACAAGCTGCAGGGGATGAAGGCAG GGCCTGCTCTCTGCTCACTGTCACCATGTCCTGCCCAGGGCCTGACCCTCCCGAGGGGCCTGGGACCCGGGGTATGTGGCGAGGGACCTTGAGGATCCTGCAGCTCCCCAGAGACCT AGATTGCCCCCTGCTGCAGGTGTTGGCTGGTAAGGTTATTGGTGAGGAGGTAGAGGGCTCTCTGCCCTGGATCGTGTCATGGCTCCTGGAAGGAAACAACTACACTGGTCTTCTTCTTCGCCTGGACCCTCAAGGTGGCCTGGGGAAGG GTGGCTCCCTGAGCTTACTCAGAGCTGCTCTGTTGGGGGCCTCGGGAAGGAGGATGCAGGTGAAACAGGTGAGGCCCACCCAGTGGGATGCAGTAGAAGAGGCACGGGCCCGCCGGGCAAACCTGAAGAGCTTGCGTTCAGGCCTCCTTGGGGACACCCTCACAGAAAGTGGGCTCAGCCAGCTGGGCAGGGCACTGCGAGAGTTGCGG GTGGTAAAAGCCTGGAGCCAGTGCCCAGGAAGCCAGATGCTCAAAGGGGTCAAAGCTGAGGCTGTGGGGCTCCCAGAACTACAG GCCTGGCACGCCCCAGATGTGGCCCTGCAGTTCTTCTTGGCCCAGGCACAGAGGAAGAGACTTCAAGAACAGCACCAGATATGGATCCAAAAGGAACTGAAGCGTTtggaacaggaggaggaagaggtggaaggTGACCAGGTCAAAGGCCTGGTGGCCGGAAAGGAG GCCTTCGAGAGGCAGAGATGGCACCGGGAGCAGACACTATGGAGACTCCAGCTGGAGGCCCTTCAGGCAGAGCGGGACACTGCAGAGCAGGACCTCATGGCCCTCTATGACGTGCACGTGCAGGCTGCCCGGGCTCGGACATGCCATACACTGCAG GTATTTCGAGCCTGGCGAGGGCTGTGGGAGGAGCAGACCATGACCACAGAACATCACCACCGCAGCCTGCTGGCTGGTATCCTGCAAGACACGCTCCAACTGGCCACACAGAACCAGGAGCTTCAAGCCCAGAACCAGCAGCTTCAGCAGGGTATAGGCTAG